From a single Silene latifolia isolate original U9 population chromosome 6, ASM4854445v1, whole genome shotgun sequence genomic region:
- the LOC141587334 gene encoding amine oxidase [copper-containing] gamma 1-like gives MEGRKFLRFMSLLLGVFLFFVCTVNWSSTVLPYNTLHWVDKEAETTLWPPGHKPVHVNDHTSDVPRHPLDPLTVQEMNRVRTILSSHRLFKNAKSYALHNVVVEEPSKSLVVKWREGDSLPRRKASVVARVDGVTHVLSIDLGLGRVVRVDTGGLSGYPTLTIEDMRLATFAPLSSAEFNKTILDRGVDLADLACFPISSGWFGKKVEEKRRLIKVQCYTMKDTANFYMRPIEGLTVLVDLDTNEVIEITDHGKEIPIPKAANTDYRLSAQTDTHKKIKPVNPISLEQPRGPSFTIEGHMVKWANWEFHLKPDPRAGVIISRAMVWDPDSGELRSVMYKGMSSELFVPYMDPTDAWYFKTYMDAGEYGFGLQAMPLVPLNDCPRNAYYMDGVFAAGDGTPYVRSNMVCVFESYAGDIGWRHSESPLTGLEIREARPKVTLVVRMAASVGNYDYIVDWEFQTDGLIKIKVGLSGILMVKGTPYMNMNQVPNQENMHGTLLSENVIGVIHDHYITFYLDMDIDDSDNSFVKVNLKRQDTSPGESPRKSYLKTVRKVAKTEKDAQIKLKLYDPYEFHVVNPNKKTRVGNPVGYKVVPAGTAASLLDPEDPPQKRGAFTNNQIWVTPYNKSEEWAGGIFVYQNEGEDNLASWSNRDRSIENKDIVLWYTLGFHHIPCQEDFPIMPTVSSSFDLKPVNFFENNPILGVPPNFEKDLPVCEAATASA, from the exons ATGGAAGGACGGAAATTCCTACGTTTTATGTCTCTTTTACTAGGAGTTTTCCTCTTCTTTGTTTGTACTGTCAACTGGAGTTCCACTGTTCTCCCTTACAACACCTTACACTGGGTTGACAAGGAGGCCGAGACAACTCTTTGGCCTCCTGGTCACAAACCTGTCCATGTCAATGACCATACATCTGATGTTCCACGTCATCCTTTGGACCCGCTAACGGTTCAGGAGATGAACCGGGTGCGGACCATTTTGTCCTCGCACCGGCTCTTTAAGAACGCAAAGTCATATGCTCTGCACAACGTTGTTGTTGAGGAGCCATCGAAGTCACTTGTTGTGAAATGGAGGGAGGGGGATTCCTTGCCTCGTAGGAAGGCTTCTGTCGTTGCACGTGTGGATGGGGTTACGCATGTGCTTAGTATTGACTTGGGGTTGGGTCGAGTTGTAAGGGTTGATACTGGTGGGTTGTCTGGGTACCCGACTCTGACCATCGAAGATATGAGGCTGGCTACTTTTGCTCCATTGTCGAGTGCTGAGTTTAATAAAACGATTTTGGACCGTGGAGTTGACTTGGCAGATTTGGCTTGCTTCCCTATCTCCTCAG GATGGTTTGGCAAGAAAGTAGAGGAAAAGAGGAGGTTGATCAAGGTACAATGCTACACCATGAAAGACACAGCCAACTTTTACATGAGACCAATAGAAGGGCTCACTGTACTAGTTGATCTGGATACTAATGAAGTTATAGAGATCACTGATCATGGCAAGGAAATTCCAATTCCCAAAGCTGCTAACACAGACTACCGTCTCTCGGCCCAGACCGACACCCATAAAAAAATCAAGCCTGTGAACCCTATATCACTCGAGCAGCCTAGGGGCCCAAGTTTCACAATTGAAGGGCACATGGTTAAATGGGCAAACTGGGAGTTTCATCTTAAACCCGACCCAAGAGCTGGGGTGATCATATCACGCGCCATGGTCTGGGACCCTGATAGTGGGGAGCTAAGGAGTGTGATGTACAAAGGGATGAGCTCTGAGTTATTTGTTCCGTACATGGATCCTACTGATGCATGGTATTTCAAGACATATATGGATGCGGGTGAATACGGGTTTGGTTTACAAGCTATGCCTCTTGTACCTCTTAACGATTGCCCGAGGAATGCATATTACATGGATGGTGTGTTTGCAGCTGGTGATGGAACGCCGTATGTGAGGTCCAATATGGTTTGCGTGTTTGAGAGTTATGCGGGTGATATTGGGTGGCGGCACTCTGAGAGTCCACTTACAGGATTGGAG ATCCGTGAGGCAAGGCCAAAGGTGACCCTTGTTGTAAGAATGGCTGCTTCGGTAGGTAATTACGACTATATAGTGGACTGGGAATTTCAAACTGATGGTCTTATCAAAATCAAG GTTGGACTAAGTGGTATATTGATGGTGAAAGGCACACCATACATGAACATGAACCAAGTTCCAAACCAAGAAAACATGCATGGAACCTTATTGTCCGAAAATGTTATTGGTGTTATCCATGACCATTACATCACATTCTATCTCGACATGGACATTGATGACTCGGACAATTCCTTTGTGAAAGTGAACCTGAAGAGGCAAGATACCTCTCCAGGGGAGTCACCTCGGAAAAGCTACTTAAAAACTGTTAGAAAAGTTGCTAAGACTGAAAAGGATGCGCAAATCAAGCTCAAGCTTTATGACCCGTATGAGTTCCACGTGGTTAACCCGAATAAGAAAACCAGAGTCGGTAACCCGGTTGGATATAAGGTGGTTCCTGCTGGTACAGCGGCTAGCCTACTTGATCCTGAGGATCCGCCCCAAAAGAGAGGTGCCTTCACCAATAACCAGATATGGGTCACTCCGTACAATAAAAGTGAGGAGTGGGCTGGTGGAATCTTTGTTTACCAAAACGAAGGCGAAGATAATCTCGCTTCATGGTCTAACAG GGATAGATCAATAGAGAACAAAGACATAGTATTATGGTACACCTTAGGGTTTCACCATATACCATGTCAAGAGGACTTCCCAATCATGCCAACAGTGTCATCGAGTTTTGATTTGAAGCCTGTCAATTTCTTCGAGAACAATCCTATCCTTGGAGTTCCTCCGAACTTTGAAAAGGATCTCCCTGTTTGCGAAGCTGCTACTGCTTCTGCTTGA